Proteins co-encoded in one Brassica rapa cultivar Chiifu-401-42 chromosome A02, CAAS_Brap_v3.01, whole genome shotgun sequence genomic window:
- the LOC103855053 gene encoding heavy metal-associated isoprenylated plant protein 7, which translates to MGEEEKKQEAPEEKKMEEKKPEEEKKEEGKKVEADEKKGEDSEKKTQEGEATKDAKEDSPPAAPEAPAPPPPPQEIVLKVYMHCEGCARKVRRCLKGFEGVEDVMTDCKAGKVVVKGEKADPLKILARVQRKTHREVVLLSPIPPPSQPPEKKAEEEKPKVEEKKVEPPVVVTVVLKVHMHCEACATEIKKRIMRMKGVESAESDLKASQVTVKGVFEPQKLVEYVYKRTGKHAAVMKIDPPPPPPPEEAAAAAEAEKKEEGKGENVGGESKGEEGKDEKAKTDEEKKEGDGSKGEGEAGENGGGGEEEAKVVEVKKIENPYFYYHYQPPRVAMPPYAYPHSYPPHAYPPQAYPPHAYPPNAYPPHAYPPNAYPPNAYPPQIFSDENPNACSIM; encoded by the exons atgggAGAG gaagagaagaagcaagaagcaccagaggagaagaaaatggaggagaagaaaccagaagaggagaaaaaagaagaaggaaagaaaGTGGAGGCTGATGAGAAAAAGGGAGAAGATTCTGAAAAGAAAACTCAAGAAGGAGAAGCTACTAAAGATGCCAAAGAGGATTCTCCTCCGGCGGCACCGGAGGCTCCAGCGCCACCTCCACCGCCGCAAGAGATTGTCCTTAAAGTTTACATGCACTGTGAAGGCTGTGCTAGAAAAGTCCGCCGTTGCCTCAAAGGCTTCGAAG GAGTGGAAGATGTGATGACTGACTGTAAAGCGGGTAAAGTGGTGGTGAAGGGAGAAAAAGCTGACCCATTGAAAATCTTAGCCAGAGTTCAAAGGAAGACCCACCGTGAAGTGGTGCTTCTTTCTCCTATTCCTCCGCCATCTCAGCCGCCGGAGAAGAAAGCAGAGGAGGAGAAGCCCAAAGTGGAAGAGAAGAAAGTGGAG CCTCCCGTAGTAGTTACGGTGGTCCTCAAGGTTCACATGCATTGCGAAGCTTGTGCGACGGAGATCAAGAAACGGATCATGAGAATGAAAG GAGTGGAATCTGCTGAATCCGATTTGAAAGCTTCTCAAGTGACGGTGAAAGGAGTGTTCGAACCGCAAAAGCTCGTAGAATACGTTTACAAGCGTACTGGAAAACATGCTGCAGTTATGAAAATTGACCCACCACCTCCGCCGCCACCTGAGGAAGCTGCTGCCGCCGCGGAAGcagagaagaaggaagaaggaAAAGGAGAAAATGTCGGTGGAGAGTCCAAAGGCGAGGAAGGGAAGGACGAGAAAGCAAAGACTGATGAAGAGAAAAAAGAAGGTGACGGCAGCAAAGGTGAAGGTGAAGCGGGGGAGAATGGCGGTGGTGGGGAGGAAGAGGCAAAAGTTGTGGAGGTGAAGAAGATAGAGAATCCATATTTCTACTATCATTACCAGCCGCCGCGTGTGGCAATGCCGCCTTATGCCTATCCTCATTCCTATCCACCCCATGCATATCCTCCTCAAGCATATCCTCCCCATGCATATCCTCCTAATGCATATCCTCCTCATGCATATCCTCCTAATGCATATCCTCCTAATGCATATCCCCCTCAGATATTCAGCGACGAGAATCCAAACGCATGTTCCATAATGTAA